Sequence from the Fictibacillus arsenicus genome:
GCAGTAAAAGAGATGGAAGAGACTCCGGCACCACATTATAACGATGTATTTGATCATGTGTTTGCGGAGAATCCTTGGCCGATTGAAAGCCAAAAAGAAGCATATGCACATTCAAGAGGTGATCGCTAATGACAACGGCAGTAGATACGAAAAAGTTAACGATGGTTCAAGCCGTGACAGACGGCATGCGCGTCATGATGAAAGAACATGAAAATGTAATTGTGCTTGGAGAAGACGTTGGGCAGAATGGCGGCGTATTCCGGGCAACTGACGGACTGGTTAGTGAGTTCGGCGAGAAAAGAGTAATAGATACACCGCTTGCAGAGTCTGGAATTATTGGTACGTCGATCGGTCTTGCGATGAACGGGTTTAAACCAATCGCTGAAATGCAGTTCTTAGGGTTCATCTATCCAGCCTTTAACCAGATCATGACACACGCTTCGAGAATCCGTGCAAGAACGCTAGGTCATTTTACAGTACCTATGGTTATCCGTGCACCGTTTGGAGCAGGAGTGCGTGCACCTGAAATCCACTCTGATTCTGTTGAAGCACTTTTTACCGGAATGCCTGGAATGAAAGTTGTTGTTCCATCTAATCCTTATGATGCAAAAGGAATGCTGATCTCTGCAATCGAAGATCCTGATCCAGTGCTATTCCTGGAGCCGATGCGTTGCTACAGAAGCACGAAGATGGATGTGCCTGAAGGAAAGTACAATGTTCCTCTAGGGAAAGCTGCTCGTCTGCAAGAGGGAAGCGACGTTTCCGTTTTTGCATATGGAGCCATGATTGACGTTGTGACAAAAGCAGCAAAATCCGCAGAAGAAAAGGGGATCAAGTGTGATGTGATCGATCTTCGCACGCTTTATCCGCTTGATAAAGACATGATTGCAGAGAGTGTCCAGAAGACTGGCCGCGCTGTTATCGTTCACGAAGCACCGGGAACTGGCGGACTTGGTGAGACGATCATGTCACTGATTAACGATACTTCATTCTTATACATGAAAGCACCTGTTGAGCGTGTGACTGGTTTTGATACACCAGTACCGATGTTCGCTCTTGAAGACCACTACCTGCCGAGTGCAGATCGTGTAGTTCAGGCAATCGAGAAAGTCACTCAATTTTAGGAGGTGGAACAAATGGTAGAAGTGAAACTGCATGATATTGGAGAAGGCATGCATGAAGGGGAAGTCATCCACTTTTTCGTAAAAGCGGGGGATACGGTTAAGATCGACCAGCCGCTTGTCGAAGTGCAAACGGACAAAGTGACCGCTGAACTTCCTTCACCTGCAGCAGGCACCATTAAGGACATCAAAGTAAAAGAAGGAGACGTTGTGACAGTAGGTTCTGTTATATTAACGATCGAAGCGTCTTCATCAGCACCATCTGAGAAAAGAGCAGAAGAACCTGCGAACGTTCAGGAACAGCCTGTAGTAGATAAGATCGTAGCTGTACCTAAGAATACAGTATTTGCAGGTGGAATCGCTACGCTTAACAAACGTGTTCTCGCTGCGCCTTTTACAAGAAAGATCGCACGTGAAAACGGTGTTGATATCGAACAGATCCTCGGCACTGGACCTGGAGGACGCGTTACGGATCAGGACGTTAATAACTTTATTGAGAATGGTTCTGCCTCTACAGTTAAAGAGGAAGCTGGAAACCATACTGCAGACGACAGTAAGACTGAAGCACCTTCTTATACTGCAAAAGATGCAGAGGAGATTCCGTTTAAAGGACGCAGAAAACAGATTGCGAAAAAGATGGTTCAATCTCTTGCGACAATTCCGCATGTTACACACTTTGAAGAAATCGATGTAACAGCTGTAATGGATCTGAAGAAGCAGCTGAAAGCGATGGACCCAGAGAATAAGCGGGGAATGAACGTTTCTGTTGCGGCATTTTTCGTAAAAGCGATTCAGATTGCTCTGAAGGACTTCCCGATTTTCAATGCGAAGCTTGATGAAGAAAAAGAAGTGATCCGACTTGAGAAGAACGTGAATATCGGAATCGCAACAGATTCTGATGAAGGCTTGATCGTACCGGTTATATCACATGTGGAGCAGCGCAACGTAAGAGACATTGCAGTGGATATGAAAGATAAGATCACAAGAGCGAAAACAAACAAGTTAAAAGGATCAGATATGACTGGCGGAACATTTACGATTTCGAACGTTGGGCCTCTTGGATCAATCGCAGCAACACCGATTATTAACCATCCGGAAGTTGCGCTGATGGCTTTCCATAAAACGAAGAAAACGCCTGTTGTGCTTGGAAACGAGATTGTGATTCGTTCGATGATGAATGTATCTATGTCGTTTGACCACCGTGTAGCAGATGGGGCGACTGCTGTTATGTTCACGAACCGTGTAAAAGAACTCATCGAGAACCCTTACTTCATGACACTGGAGCTGATATAAATGGTTGTAGGTGACTTTG
This genomic interval carries:
- a CDS encoding alpha-ketoacid dehydrogenase subunit beta, producing the protein MTTAVDTKKLTMVQAVTDGMRVMMKEHENVIVLGEDVGQNGGVFRATDGLVSEFGEKRVIDTPLAESGIIGTSIGLAMNGFKPIAEMQFLGFIYPAFNQIMTHASRIRARTLGHFTVPMVIRAPFGAGVRAPEIHSDSVEALFTGMPGMKVVVPSNPYDAKGMLISAIEDPDPVLFLEPMRCYRSTKMDVPEGKYNVPLGKAARLQEGSDVSVFAYGAMIDVVTKAAKSAEEKGIKCDVIDLRTLYPLDKDMIAESVQKTGRAVIVHEAPGTGGLGETIMSLINDTSFLYMKAPVERVTGFDTPVPMFALEDHYLPSADRVVQAIEKVTQF
- a CDS encoding dihydrolipoamide acetyltransferase family protein, with translation MVEVKLHDIGEGMHEGEVIHFFVKAGDTVKIDQPLVEVQTDKVTAELPSPAAGTIKDIKVKEGDVVTVGSVILTIEASSSAPSEKRAEEPANVQEQPVVDKIVAVPKNTVFAGGIATLNKRVLAAPFTRKIARENGVDIEQILGTGPGGRVTDQDVNNFIENGSASTVKEEAGNHTADDSKTEAPSYTAKDAEEIPFKGRRKQIAKKMVQSLATIPHVTHFEEIDVTAVMDLKKQLKAMDPENKRGMNVSVAAFFVKAIQIALKDFPIFNAKLDEEKEVIRLEKNVNIGIATDSDEGLIVPVISHVEQRNVRDIAVDMKDKITRAKTNKLKGSDMTGGTFTISNVGPLGSIAATPIINHPEVALMAFHKTKKTPVVLGNEIVIRSMMNVSMSFDHRVADGATAVMFTNRVKELIENPYFMTLELI